From a region of the Rhodococcus sp. 4CII genome:
- a CDS encoding AMP-binding protein, producing the protein MTAHDTATRRGTLASLLDELVTADPDAAVTVDVVDGHPIVGSRADLRARVDAVKSELHRVGVRRGQCVAVLLPNWSDAIVWQLASSAVGAHVIGVNTRYNTHEIAHILTSARPAVVAVADRFHGLDLFGRLDEAQRSVDLPAPTVAVVHGPGTAGEAIDPARFDLGGGAWAAGSADTGGVRAPETPDMATTTAAGERAAPDDPLAVAFTTSGSTGVPKLAAHRESAVVGHARADAAVLDVEPGDVTLCVLPVSGVFGFSTALATLAGGGALLMEPVFDAATTLRRMQSLKVTHVVGGDDLFARLHDTWRGGERADLSSLKRLGIADFLGRSHEVAAWVRDEFDAVTTGVFGSSEVFALMLLWDVTDPESVRWNGGGRPVEPAIEIRIADPLDDSVLPDGEQGELQVRGPNVVDAYLGNPDAAARAFTSDGWFRSGDLAVATGDGGYTYVCRMGDVLRLRGFLVDPAEIEHRLAEHDAVHLTKVVGITGRGGYTEAVAFVVPTEGTDADAAELKAWCAESLAAFKVPAAVHMIEEMPTTVGGNGAKIRAVELREWAQQWTDHERDFRSA; encoded by the coding sequence GTGACCGCCCACGACACGGCCACGCGCCGTGGCACCCTCGCCTCGCTGCTCGACGAACTGGTGACGGCCGACCCGGATGCCGCCGTCACCGTGGACGTGGTCGACGGACACCCGATCGTCGGTAGCCGCGCCGATCTGCGCGCCCGGGTCGATGCCGTGAAGTCGGAACTGCACCGAGTCGGTGTCCGACGCGGCCAGTGTGTGGCCGTGTTGCTGCCGAACTGGTCGGACGCCATCGTCTGGCAACTCGCCTCGTCGGCCGTGGGCGCACACGTCATCGGCGTCAACACCCGCTACAACACGCACGAGATCGCGCACATCCTCACGTCGGCGCGACCGGCGGTCGTGGCCGTGGCAGACCGGTTCCACGGCCTCGACCTGTTCGGACGGCTGGACGAGGCACAGCGCTCCGTCGATCTCCCGGCCCCGACGGTCGCCGTCGTACACGGGCCGGGCACCGCCGGCGAGGCGATCGACCCGGCGCGGTTCGACCTCGGCGGTGGCGCCTGGGCGGCGGGCAGCGCGGACACCGGCGGGGTCCGGGCGCCGGAAACGCCCGACATGGCAACCACCACCGCTGCGGGCGAACGGGCTGCCCCCGACGACCCGCTCGCGGTCGCCTTCACCACATCCGGTTCCACGGGAGTCCCGAAACTGGCGGCTCACCGCGAATCGGCGGTGGTCGGGCATGCGCGGGCCGACGCCGCCGTCCTCGATGTCGAACCCGGCGACGTCACCCTCTGCGTGCTGCCGGTGTCGGGGGTGTTCGGATTCAGCACCGCCCTGGCGACTCTCGCCGGCGGCGGCGCCCTGCTGATGGAACCCGTCTTCGACGCCGCGACGACGCTGCGGCGCATGCAGTCGCTGAAGGTGACGCACGTGGTGGGCGGCGACGACCTCTTCGCTCGCCTCCACGACACGTGGCGGGGCGGTGAACGCGCCGACCTGTCGTCGTTGAAGCGGCTCGGGATCGCCGACTTCCTCGGTCGGTCGCACGAGGTGGCGGCGTGGGTTCGCGACGAATTCGACGCCGTGACCACCGGTGTCTTCGGGTCGTCCGAGGTGTTCGCCCTGATGCTGCTGTGGGACGTCACCGACCCGGAATCGGTGCGCTGGAACGGGGGCGGGCGCCCGGTGGAACCCGCAATCGAGATCCGGATCGCCGACCCGCTCGACGACTCCGTTCTCCCCGACGGCGAACAGGGTGAGCTGCAGGTCCGCGGACCGAACGTCGTCGACGCGTACCTCGGCAACCCCGATGCGGCCGCGCGCGCGTTCACGTCGGACGGGTGGTTCCGCAGCGGCGACCTCGCGGTCGCGACCGGCGACGGCGGCTATACGTATGTATGCCGGATGGGCGATGTGCTCCGGTTGCGCGGATTCCTGGTGGATCCCGCCGAGATCGAGCACCGGCTGGCCGAGCACGACGCCGTCCACCTCACGAAGGTCGTCGGCATCACCGGCCGCGGCGGATACACCGAGGCCGTCGCGTTCGTCGTCCCGACGGAGGGAACCGACGCCGACGCCGCCGAGCTCAAGGCCTGGTGCGCAGAGTCGTTGGCGGCGTTCAAGGTTCCCGCCGCCGTGCACATGATCGAGGAGATGCCGACCACCGTGGGCGGTAACGGAGCCAAGATCCGAGCGGTCGAGCTGCGCGAATGGGCGCAGCAGTGGACCGATCACGAAAGGGATTTCCGCAGTGCCTGA
- a CDS encoding DUF485 domain-containing protein, which yields MSTESPTAVPGAAVWSPILALPEFVELRRRRRAVTTGLGLVAIALFSAFLVGFAYFPEFLGDNTAFGIPLSLWVVFSQFAGTWVLVFAYFRLSRTYIEPAADAAVRAIAHRDQEHAS from the coding sequence GTGAGCACCGAATCGCCCACCGCCGTGCCCGGCGCGGCGGTCTGGTCACCGATCCTCGCACTGCCGGAGTTCGTCGAACTGCGGCGCCGCCGCCGGGCCGTCACCACCGGTCTCGGCCTGGTCGCGATCGCACTCTTCTCGGCGTTCCTCGTCGGATTCGCCTACTTCCCCGAATTCCTCGGCGACAACACCGCGTTCGGCATTCCGCTGTCGCTGTGGGTGGTGTTCTCCCAGTTCGCCGGCACCTGGGTGCTCGTGTTCGCGTACTTCCGGCTCTCCCGCACCTACATCGAACCCGCCGCCGATGCCGCCGTCCGCGCCATCGCACACCGTGATCAGGAGCATGCGTCATGA
- a CDS encoding acetyl-CoA C-acetyltransferase: protein MPENSNAQATDVVVCEPLRTPVGRYGGQFTDVPAADLGARVVSELLARTQVDPGSIDDVIFGQCYPNGEAPAIGRVVALDAGLPVTVPGQQLDRRCGSGLQAVLDAAMRVQTGVAELVIAGGVESMSRAEYYTEAMRWGAKGAPAAMHDRLARGRVTAGGRHYPVPGGMLETAENLRRKYRISRQEQDELAASSHQRAVAAIDSGKFAEEIVPVEVPVRKGDPQVVDRDEHPRADTTVESLARLRPIMGRTDPDATVTAGNASGQNDGAAACLVTTRAEAERLGLRPLARLVTWAVAGVEPSEMGIGPVPSTERALKRAGLTLSDIDLIELNEAFAAQALAVTREWNFGAQDFERTNVNGSGISLGHPVGATGVRILTTLLREMERRDARYGLETMCIGGGQGLTAIFERV from the coding sequence GTGCCTGAAAATTCGAACGCCCAGGCGACCGATGTCGTCGTCTGTGAGCCCCTGCGCACCCCCGTCGGCCGATACGGCGGCCAGTTCACGGACGTTCCCGCCGCCGACCTCGGCGCCCGCGTCGTGTCCGAACTGCTCGCTCGCACCCAGGTGGACCCGGGCAGCATCGACGACGTGATCTTCGGCCAGTGCTACCCGAACGGCGAGGCGCCCGCCATCGGCCGGGTCGTGGCCCTCGACGCGGGCCTGCCGGTGACGGTTCCCGGCCAGCAACTCGACCGTCGCTGCGGATCGGGACTGCAGGCCGTGCTCGACGCGGCGATGCGCGTGCAGACGGGAGTCGCGGAACTGGTGATCGCCGGCGGCGTGGAATCGATGAGCCGCGCCGAGTACTACACCGAGGCGATGCGATGGGGAGCCAAGGGTGCCCCGGCGGCGATGCACGACCGGCTCGCCCGCGGCCGCGTCACCGCCGGCGGACGCCACTATCCGGTGCCCGGCGGCATGCTGGAGACGGCGGAGAACCTGCGCCGCAAGTACCGCATCAGTCGCCAGGAACAGGACGAACTCGCGGCCAGCTCCCATCAGCGGGCGGTGGCCGCGATCGACTCGGGGAAGTTCGCCGAGGAGATCGTTCCGGTGGAAGTGCCCGTCCGTAAGGGCGATCCGCAGGTGGTGGACCGGGACGAGCATCCCCGCGCCGACACGACGGTCGAGTCGCTGGCACGCCTGCGGCCCATCATGGGCCGCACCGACCCCGACGCAACCGTCACCGCCGGCAACGCCAGCGGACAGAACGACGGTGCGGCGGCCTGTCTCGTCACCACCCGGGCGGAGGCGGAACGTCTCGGTCTCCGTCCGCTCGCCCGCCTGGTGACCTGGGCGGTCGCGGGTGTGGAGCCGTCCGAAATGGGCATCGGGCCGGTCCCGTCCACCGAGCGGGCCCTGAAGCGTGCCGGGCTCACGCTCTCGGACATCGACCTGATCGAACTGAACGAGGCCTTCGCGGCGCAGGCGCTCGCGGTCACGCGCGAATGGAACTTCGGCGCACAGGATTTCGAGCGCACCAACGTCAACGGTTCGGGGATCTCGCTCGGGCATCCGGTCGGGGCGACGGGCGTCCGGATCCTCACGACACTGCTGCGGGAGATGGAGCGTCGCGACGCGCGGTACGGCCTCGAGACGATGTGCATCGGCGGCGGCCAGGGGCTGACGGCGATCTTCGAGAGGGTCTGA
- a CDS encoding acyl-CoA dehydrogenase family protein, with protein sequence MTHRPSQPRTDSPRYLTEDRLAIRDLARDFAMKQVLPIANELDPVQGTIPDTLKKAMAEVGFFGIMIPEEHGGLGLGVFEYCLVAEELSRAWMSVSGLLARGNGMGGGFTPEQEAALLPKVAAGEYLGAYALSEAEAGSDVANISCRATRDGDDWVISGTKMWCTYADEADYLVLFARTDPQKDPAKPHRGISAFLIDKQRGGFPAGISGTKIRKIGYFGWSTWELSFDGFRVPGSAMLGEEGKGFYLAVSGLEVGRAHTAARAIGLARGALEDSIAYLHTRRQFGHELADFQHLRFKIAKMAADIEAARQLMYSVATDIDTGRRCSLEASMCKLVATEMAERVTSEAVQIHGGAGYTTDFQVERHWRDARLTKIFEGTSEIQMRIISDELLGKAAE encoded by the coding sequence ATGACTCACCGGCCGTCGCAGCCGCGTACAGACTCACCGCGGTATCTCACCGAGGACCGATTGGCGATCCGTGACCTGGCTCGCGATTTCGCAATGAAGCAGGTGCTGCCGATCGCGAACGAACTCGATCCGGTGCAGGGCACCATTCCCGACACGTTGAAGAAGGCGATGGCCGAGGTCGGCTTCTTCGGGATCATGATCCCGGAGGAGCACGGTGGTCTCGGTCTCGGGGTGTTCGAGTACTGCCTGGTCGCGGAGGAGTTGTCGCGGGCGTGGATGAGCGTGTCCGGTCTGCTCGCCCGGGGCAACGGGATGGGCGGCGGGTTCACCCCGGAACAGGAGGCCGCGCTGCTGCCGAAGGTCGCGGCGGGCGAGTACCTGGGGGCGTACGCGTTGTCGGAGGCCGAGGCCGGGTCGGATGTGGCGAACATTTCCTGCCGGGCCACCCGCGACGGCGACGACTGGGTGATCAGCGGCACGAAGATGTGGTGCACGTACGCCGACGAAGCCGATTACCTGGTGTTGTTCGCGCGGACCGATCCGCAGAAGGATCCGGCGAAGCCGCACCGCGGGATCAGTGCGTTCCTGATCGACAAGCAGCGCGGTGGGTTCCCGGCGGGGATCAGCGGCACGAAGATCCGCAAGATCGGGTATTTCGGCTGGAGCACGTGGGAGTTGTCGTTCGACGGTTTCCGGGTGCCCGGGTCGGCGATGCTCGGCGAGGAGGGCAAGGGGTTCTACCTGGCGGTGTCCGGGCTCGAGGTGGGGCGGGCGCACACCGCGGCCCGGGCGATCGGTCTGGCCCGCGGTGCACTCGAGGATTCGATCGCGTATCTGCACACCCGGCGTCAGTTCGGGCACGAGTTGGCCGACTTCCAGCATCTGCGGTTCAAGATCGCGAAGATGGCCGCCGATATCGAGGCCGCGCGGCAGCTGATGTATTCGGTGGCCACCGATATCGACACCGGTCGGCGGTGTTCGCTGGAGGCGTCGATGTGCAAACTCGTTGCGACGGAGATGGCCGAGCGGGTGACCAGTGAGGCGGTGCAGATCCACGGTGGCGCCGGGTACACCACCGATTTCCAGGTGGAGCGGCATTGGCGGGACGCGCGGCTCACGAAGATCTTCGAGGGCACCAGCGAGATCCAGATGCGCATCATCTCCGACGAACTGCTGGGGAAGGCAGCCGAATGA
- a CDS encoding HAD family hydrolase, protein MASDLSDFDAVIFDFSGTLFRLEEDDSWMSGLTDHDGEPFDLHQQAELMRRMTAPVGQTVEMDAAEHHAWINRDLDPRFHRQAYLDVLRKSGVAHEDQAVGLYERLIDPGCWSAYPDTAEVLASLKDRGIKVAVLSNIAFDIRPAFTDLGVEHLVDEFVLSFEVGAVKPNPKIFEHALTALGSEPERTLMIGDSEEADGAARKVGCAFALVEPVPLAERPDGLRSALRAFGL, encoded by the coding sequence GTGGCTTCCGATCTCTCCGACTTCGACGCAGTGATCTTCGACTTCTCCGGCACACTGTTCCGGCTGGAAGAAGACGACAGCTGGATGTCCGGCCTCACCGACCACGACGGTGAACCGTTCGACCTCCACCAGCAGGCAGAACTGATGCGACGCATGACGGCGCCGGTCGGTCAGACCGTCGAGATGGACGCCGCCGAGCACCATGCCTGGATCAACCGCGACCTCGACCCGCGGTTCCACCGGCAGGCGTACCTCGACGTGCTGCGGAAGTCCGGGGTCGCGCACGAGGACCAGGCGGTCGGGCTGTACGAGCGGCTGATCGACCCGGGATGCTGGAGCGCCTATCCCGACACCGCGGAAGTGCTTGCGTCACTGAAGGACCGAGGAATCAAGGTCGCGGTACTGAGCAACATCGCGTTCGACATCCGGCCGGCGTTCACGGATCTGGGAGTCGAGCATCTCGTCGACGAATTCGTGTTGTCGTTCGAGGTGGGTGCGGTCAAACCGAATCCGAAGATCTTCGAGCACGCCCTCACCGCACTCGGTTCCGAACCCGAGCGGACCCTGATGATCGGCGACAGCGAGGAAGCTGACGGCGCCGCGCGGAAGGTCGGCTGCGCGTTCGCACTCGTCGAACCCGTTCCCCTCGCGGAGCGCCCGGATGGTCTCCGCAGTGCGCTCAGGGCCTTCGGCCTGTGA
- a CDS encoding alpha/beta fold hydrolase: MIEARYLEIDGALGFVEIVTPENYSTAETPTVLCLHTAGQSGVQWRHVASDLARRGYRVIVPDLPGHGRSEPAVDGPVTSIVTFGDWLGKVLDALDVARPFVMGCSIGGKLTLELATRPSRPLAGAIAMEAEAGPGRVNVGGLRRELEDVAGPSRSDRTYLGTLASIGQSVPEVKARLIATMHKREDPEISSSDLIAWGTHDVRERLAEITCPIRIVAGAQDPWIQAGLVAQAASQIDAARPGLATFTLLEDIGHYPMEEIDDFASVADGWLTELRAAAVLS; the protein is encoded by the coding sequence ATGATCGAGGCCCGGTACCTGGAGATCGACGGGGCGCTCGGCTTCGTCGAGATCGTCACCCCCGAGAACTACTCGACCGCCGAGACGCCCACCGTTCTGTGCCTGCACACCGCGGGGCAGAGCGGAGTCCAGTGGCGGCACGTCGCGTCCGACCTGGCCCGGCGGGGCTACCGGGTGATCGTCCCCGACCTTCCGGGGCACGGGCGTTCCGAGCCCGCGGTCGACGGCCCCGTCACCAGTATCGTCACGTTCGGCGACTGGCTCGGGAAGGTCCTCGACGCGCTCGACGTCGCACGCCCGTTCGTCATGGGATGTTCGATCGGGGGCAAGCTGACCCTCGAACTGGCCACCAGGCCGTCCCGACCGCTGGCGGGGGCGATCGCGATGGAAGCCGAGGCCGGACCCGGTCGCGTCAACGTCGGCGGACTGCGTCGCGAACTCGAAGACGTTGCGGGACCCAGCCGTTCGGACCGCACGTACCTCGGCACACTGGCCTCCATCGGACAGTCCGTGCCCGAGGTGAAGGCCCGCCTGATCGCCACGATGCACAAGCGTGAGGACCCGGAGATCTCGTCCTCGGACCTCATCGCTTGGGGAACCCACGACGTGCGTGAGCGTCTCGCCGAGATCACCTGCCCCATCCGGATCGTCGCCGGAGCGCAGGACCCGTGGATCCAGGCCGGACTCGTCGCGCAGGCCGCGTCGCAAATCGACGCCGCCCGCCCGGGACTTGCGACGTTCACCCTGCTCGAGGACATCGGCCATTACCCCATGGAGGAGATCGACGATTTCGCCTCGGTGGCGGACGGCTGGTTGACCGAACTGCGCGCGGCGGCGGTACTCTCGTGA
- a CDS encoding nuclear transport factor 2 family protein produces MSTLEERIRRLEDLEAIRYLDAQYCRHLDDGNWDALMDLFTDDGEFDGLSNPKGKRAMREFFAGLAPGGLTAFWHFITNLEIDLDGDRATVRSFLWQPCVSDGAASIAAGRYTDEAVKIDGRWLYRVKQVRFHYFGPLTEGWDENQFALDTARRAAVNA; encoded by the coding sequence TTGAGCACCCTCGAAGAACGTATTCGCCGCCTGGAAGACCTCGAGGCCATCCGATACCTCGACGCGCAGTACTGCCGCCATCTCGACGACGGCAACTGGGACGCCCTGATGGACCTCTTCACCGACGACGGCGAATTCGACGGACTGTCGAACCCGAAGGGCAAGCGCGCGATGCGAGAGTTCTTCGCCGGACTCGCCCCCGGTGGTCTCACCGCGTTCTGGCACTTCATCACCAACCTGGAAATCGATCTCGACGGCGATCGTGCGACCGTCCGCTCGTTTCTATGGCAGCCGTGCGTGTCCGACGGCGCCGCCTCCATCGCCGCGGGTCGCTACACGGACGAAGCCGTCAAGATCGACGGTCGCTGGCTGTATCGCGTCAAGCAGGTGCGCTTCCACTACTTCGGACCACTGACCGAGGGCTGGGACGAGAACCAGTTCGCCCTCGACACGGCACGGCGCGCGGCGGTGAACGCGTGA
- a CDS encoding alpha/beta fold hydrolase — protein MPSNSQARTTEFVHTATAVIEVVVEGDGPTVILLPSLGRESYDYDEVADGLAQNGFRVARPQPRGIGRSAGPLENITLHDLAADVGAVIEALHNGAAVVVGHAFGHYVARMLGADRPDLVRGVVVAAAGARNYPAALTELAVKCSDSSLPDAERIGYLQTGFFAPGNDPAEWLIGWYPEVSRRQLAASAATPKDEWWAVAHQPILDLQSALDPFRPRETANELRDRFGELVTVSVVPNASHALMPEAPAHVVRALTDWIRDLDS, from the coding sequence ATGCCGAGCAACTCGCAGGCGCGGACGACCGAGTTCGTGCACACCGCGACCGCGGTGATCGAGGTCGTCGTCGAGGGCGACGGGCCGACGGTGATCCTGTTGCCGTCCCTCGGCCGCGAGTCGTACGACTACGACGAGGTCGCGGACGGGCTGGCGCAGAACGGGTTCCGGGTCGCCCGGCCGCAGCCGCGGGGCATCGGCCGCAGCGCAGGACCGCTGGAGAACATCACGTTGCACGATCTGGCCGCCGACGTCGGAGCGGTGATCGAGGCGCTGCACAACGGCGCGGCGGTGGTGGTCGGTCACGCCTTCGGGCACTACGTCGCGCGCATGCTGGGCGCCGATCGGCCCGACCTGGTACGCGGGGTCGTGGTGGCCGCCGCCGGGGCCCGTAACTATCCTGCGGCGCTCACCGAGCTGGCGGTGAAGTGCTCGGATTCCTCGCTGCCCGACGCGGAGCGGATCGGCTACCTGCAGACCGGCTTCTTCGCCCCCGGCAACGATCCGGCGGAGTGGCTCATTGGCTGGTATCCGGAAGTGTCACGTCGGCAGCTCGCCGCGTCCGCCGCCACCCCGAAGGACGAGTGGTGGGCGGTCGCGCATCAGCCGATCCTCGACCTGCAGTCCGCCCTCGACCCGTTCCGTCCTCGCGAGACGGCGAACGAATTGCGGGACCGGTTCGGCGAACTGGTCACCGTGTCCGTCGTCCCGAACGCGAGCCACGCGCTCATGCCGGAAGCGCCCGCACACGTAGTGCGGGCGCTCACCGACTGGATTCGGGATCTCGACAGCTGA
- a CDS encoding putative quinol monooxygenase encodes MIFIVVNFTVKPDHADGWLDLVRPFTDATRNEPGNLWFYWSRAVEDPNLYVLVEAFRDDDAAAAHVQSDHFQNAMATLKPALAQTPRIINTTIDGTEWSLMGELEVD; translated from the coding sequence GTGATCTTCATCGTCGTCAACTTCACCGTGAAACCGGACCACGCGGACGGCTGGCTCGACCTGGTGCGGCCGTTCACCGACGCGACCCGGAACGAACCGGGCAATCTGTGGTTCTACTGGTCGCGCGCGGTCGAAGATCCGAACCTGTACGTCCTCGTCGAAGCGTTCCGCGACGACGACGCCGCCGCCGCCCACGTGCAGAGCGACCATTTCCAGAACGCGATGGCCACCTTGAAACCCGCCCTCGCCCAGACGCCACGGATCATCAACACCACGATCGACGGCACCGAGTGGTCCCTGATGGGTGAACTCGAAGTCGACTGA
- a CDS encoding cation acetate symporter: MTGDTDFLAIGICAAVISLTLWVTFAASRRSRSATGFFAAGRSITGWQNGFAIAGEFISAGSFLGTTGLIFYKGVDGAVILCTSVISFLPVLFLLAEKMRNVGKFTLADVLVFRTGARRVRVVVALSTIVTGTFVLLAQLVAAGVLLESVSGIPFGLSVVVAGSLMGIYVFVGGMLATTWVQVIKSSILSILAVVVCLGILAKFGFSVPGMLGAATSNAKAGDAILSPGLIFGQTGAINLISYSLAFALGTAGMAHILIRFFTVPEAATARKSLGWTVALCSVFYLIVIVMGFGTAALLGPDGADQVGAGGNLAAPTLVTELGGGVGTIGGSIALAMVAAVAFASIVAVVAGVVISAAGTFAHDVWPTLTRRKTADAGTETADAREAKVARYAAVAFSIVAIGLTMAIGDTTNITYFMGMAFMVAGSAHLPSLLLCLNWRRFNSNGAVWGISVGLASTVVSLLFTEALWLGSGPAPLTIQLPVIITMPLGLAAAVIGSLTAERRQGRSADRDEKFAEMLVRAETGIGAELAEAH; the protein is encoded by the coding sequence ATGACCGGCGACACCGATTTCCTCGCCATCGGCATCTGTGCCGCCGTCATCTCCCTCACCTTGTGGGTGACGTTCGCAGCGTCGCGCCGAAGCCGCAGTGCCACCGGATTCTTCGCGGCGGGCCGCTCGATCACCGGGTGGCAGAACGGATTCGCGATCGCCGGTGAGTTCATCTCCGCGGGCAGCTTCCTCGGCACCACCGGCTTGATCTTCTACAAGGGAGTCGACGGCGCCGTCATCCTGTGCACGTCGGTGATCTCCTTCCTCCCCGTCCTGTTCCTCCTCGCGGAGAAGATGCGCAACGTCGGAAAGTTCACTCTCGCCGACGTTCTGGTATTTCGGACCGGCGCACGACGGGTCCGGGTGGTGGTTGCGCTCAGCACCATCGTCACCGGCACGTTCGTGCTGCTCGCCCAACTAGTCGCGGCGGGCGTTCTCCTCGAGTCGGTCTCCGGGATTCCGTTCGGGCTGTCCGTCGTGGTCGCCGGATCGCTCATGGGGATCTACGTCTTCGTCGGCGGAATGCTGGCCACCACGTGGGTTCAGGTGATCAAGTCGTCCATCCTGTCGATCCTGGCGGTCGTGGTGTGCCTCGGCATCCTGGCGAAGTTCGGATTCAGCGTCCCGGGCATGCTCGGGGCGGCAACCTCGAACGCGAAGGCCGGTGACGCCATCCTGTCGCCGGGCCTGATCTTCGGGCAGACCGGTGCGATCAACCTGATCTCGTACTCCCTGGCGTTCGCGCTCGGCACCGCCGGCATGGCGCACATCCTCATCCGCTTCTTCACCGTCCCCGAGGCCGCAACGGCGCGGAAATCGCTCGGCTGGACCGTCGCACTGTGCAGCGTCTTCTACCTGATCGTCATCGTGATGGGCTTCGGCACCGCGGCGCTCCTCGGTCCCGACGGGGCGGATCAGGTCGGTGCGGGCGGCAACCTCGCGGCTCCCACGCTGGTCACGGAACTCGGTGGCGGTGTCGGCACCATCGGCGGATCGATCGCGCTGGCCATGGTGGCAGCCGTCGCGTTCGCGAGCATCGTCGCCGTCGTCGCGGGCGTCGTGATCTCCGCGGCAGGAACGTTCGCCCACGACGTGTGGCCCACCCTCACCCGCAGGAAGACCGCCGACGCCGGCACCGAGACCGCGGACGCCCGCGAGGCCAAGGTCGCCCGATACGCGGCGGTCGCGTTCAGCATCGTCGCGATCGGACTGACGATGGCGATCGGCGACACCACCAACATCACGTATTTCATGGGAATGGCGTTCATGGTCGCCGGCAGCGCGCACCTGCCCAGCCTGCTGCTCTGCCTGAACTGGCGGCGCTTCAACAGCAACGGCGCCGTGTGGGGAATCTCGGTGGGACTCGCATCCACGGTCGTCAGCCTGCTGTTCACCGAAGCGCTCTGGCTGGGTAGTGGACCGGCGCCGTTGACCATCCAGTTGCCGGTGATCATCACGATGCCGCTCGGGTTGGCCGCCGCCGTGATCGGTTCACTCACCGCCGAACGCCGTCAGGGCCGGTCGGCCGATCGGGACGAGAAGTTCGCCGAGATGCTGGTCCGGGCCGAAACCGGAATCGGCGCGGAACTCGCCGAAGCGCACTGA
- a CDS encoding TetR/AcrR family transcriptional regulator produces MNTRSSGTVTSHVRQRILDAALDEFYTAGFHAATMRTIAKRAGCSAANVYNHFENKDELLVEILRAASDEQFSATRNALRKAGSAPAEQWTAAVVAHSLYTARNQRACLVANTELRYLDEVDRKRVVGSRDAQEHLFVTIAEAGVAGGDFDVPHVHQAVTAVLTMCAGIALWYRPDGPLSAQAVADSYGVYALNLVGHRPA; encoded by the coding sequence ATGAACACTCGGTCAAGCGGCACGGTGACTAGCCACGTCCGGCAGCGAATCCTGGACGCAGCGCTGGACGAGTTCTACACCGCCGGCTTCCACGCCGCGACCATGCGCACCATCGCGAAACGCGCAGGCTGCAGCGCCGCCAACGTGTACAACCACTTCGAGAACAAGGACGAACTACTGGTCGAGATCCTCCGGGCCGCCAGCGACGAGCAGTTCAGCGCCACCCGGAACGCCCTGCGTAAAGCGGGATCCGCACCCGCGGAGCAGTGGACGGCCGCGGTGGTCGCGCATTCGCTGTACACCGCGCGTAACCAGCGCGCCTGCCTCGTGGCCAACACCGAATTGCGCTACCTCGACGAGGTCGATCGCAAACGGGTCGTCGGCTCGCGCGATGCCCAGGAACACCTGTTCGTCACCATCGCCGAAGCGGGGGTGGCGGGCGGCGACTTCGACGTCCCGCACGTCCACCAAGCGGTGACCGCCGTGCTGACCATGTGTGCCGGCATCGCGCTCTGGTACCGGCCGGACGGCCCGCTGTCCGCGCAGGCGGTGGCGGACTCGTATGGGGTCTACGCGCTCAACCTGGTCGGACACCGTCCCGCCTGA